The following coding sequences lie in one Monomorium pharaonis isolate MP-MQ-018 chromosome 1, ASM1337386v2, whole genome shotgun sequence genomic window:
- the LOC118645073 gene encoding uncharacterized protein LOC118645073, whose protein sequence is MYTVVEFEDGIMAVPSAWVDTKELTCKWPPYSDVAIEKAIIDIDEVTEDWDTLSIIRVFGKSVRNLETAKEKARLAEMVSDCDNEEVLKKSRHERKRKAVDSTNEDSDENSQDPKKISKNKSLYKSKIPSTLLSLNARQNVSNKKLLTTINDGETYKQSKDCTKENKKEIPSTLKTSILPRNSFSYCDINSVNDDFGDTNNDIPTPRQSDVVKTFEKSVRVTNTHDITTKIPNNDINEKLNYLIGLEEENVKKNNAILQEMKEIRKVMINLRPKTYNDPTVQSVEESVIKETNLNDFFPLNDNNALEALEEKLENRVFQKDVMRLLTKRGGRSAYELATNILAKVFTNSFAAQYSYYGKQKKKPLSELKITKCIIEAVSHSYQDIKEHDVEKKIGNWLANAPTRVLRERIKKEVEANKNKENVNQDEEELDSP, encoded by the exons atgtatactgtTGTCGAGTTTGAGGACGGTATCATGGCAGTGCCAAGTGCATGGGTTGATACTAAAGAGCTTACATGCAAATGGCCTCCATATTCAGATGTTGCCATTGAGAAAgcaattattgatattgatgaAGTTACCGAAGACTGGGACACGTTGTCTATTATTAGAGTATTTGGAAAATCAGTTC GTAATTTGGAAACTGCGAAAGAAAAAGCGCGTTTGGCTGAAATGGTATCCGACTGCGACAACGAggaagttttgaaaaaaagtagacacgagagaaaaagaaaagcagTCGATTCTACGAATGAAGACAGTGATGAGAATTCACAAGACCctaaaaaaataagcaaaaataaatcgtTATATAAGTCGAAAATACCGTCAACTTTATTATCATTGAATGCTAGACAAAATGTTTCcaacaaaaaacttttaactACTATAAATGATG gAGAAACATATAAACAATCAAAAGAttgtacaaaagaaaataagaaggAAATCCCTTCTACATTGAAGACTTCCATTTTGCCACGAAATTCATTTTCTTATTGTGATATTAACAGTGTAAATGATGATTTTG GTGATACAAACAATGACATCCCCACGCCAAGACAAAGCGATGTTGTAAaaacgtttgaaaaaagtGTTCGTGTTACTAATACTCATGATATAACTACCAAAATACCAAATAACgacattaatgaaaaacttaattatttaattg GTTTAGAAGAAGAAAATgtcaagaaaaataatgctATCTTGCAAGAAATGAAAGAGATTCGAAAAGTAATGATTAACTTACGTCCGAAAACATACAATGACCCTACCGTACAGTCTGTAGAAGAATCtgtaattaaagaaacaaatttgaaTGACTTTTTTCCGCTCAATGACAATAATGCGCTAGAGGCACTGGAAGAGAAATTGGAAAATAGAGTGTTCCAGAAGGATGTG ATGAGATTGTTAACCAAAAGAGGAGGGCGAAGTGCATATGAACTTGCAACCAATATTTTAGCGAAGGTATTCACAAACAGTTTTGCTGCACAATATAGTTATTATggaaaacagaaaaagaagCCTTTATCCGAATTAAAAATCACCAAATGTATTATTG agGCAGTTTCACATTCTTACCAAGACATTAAAGAACACgatgtggaaaaaaaaataggcaATTGGTTAGCAAATGCTCCAACACGAGTTTTGAGAGAAAG aataaagaaagaagtagaagctaataaaaataaagaaaatgttaacCAAGATGAAGAGGAATTAGATTCtccgtaa